The following coding sequences lie in one Corynebacterium anserum genomic window:
- the crgA gene encoding cell division protein CrgA: MPKSKVNNTDDIYSSTNSNVDRRSPVKLNATATPRWYIIVMLGLMLLGLAWLVVNYIAGPSIPFMVTLGAWNYLIGFGLFIAGLLMTMGWK, from the coding sequence ATGCCAAAGTCTAAGGTCAATAACACCGACGACATTTACAGCAGCACCAATAGCAATGTCGATCGCCGTAGTCCGGTGAAGCTCAATGCAACCGCTACCCCGCGCTGGTACATCATTGTCATGCTTGGGCTGATGCTCCTTGGCCTCGCATGGCTGGTGGTGAACTACATCGCAGGCCCTTCAATTCCATTCATGGTGACTCTCGGGGCATGGAACTACCTGATCGGCTTCGGCCTGTTCATCGCCGGCCTTCTGATGACGATGGGCTGGAAATAG
- a CDS encoding glutamine amidotransferase-related protein, with translation MRILVIDNFDSFVYNLVQYVGQLGFSGESCMVWRNNAPELGSSRDDLVAVLSSFDAILISPGPGEPTQAGRTMDVIEVAAELGTPLFGVCLGHQAIGKFFGGDVVRAEELFHGKTSPVEHDGTGVLVGVPSPFRVTRYHSLTVDPHSLPEDLIVTARSDSGMIMAMRHRSLPIHSVQFHPESVMTQYGHRMIANWLAVAGHPLDEELVSKLEQDQLEVTGAISATAAML, from the coding sequence ATGCGCATCCTTGTCATCGATAATTTTGACAGTTTTGTTTATAACCTGGTCCAGTACGTGGGGCAGCTGGGTTTTTCTGGGGAATCGTGCATGGTCTGGCGTAATAATGCGCCGGAGTTGGGTTCGAGCCGCGATGATTTGGTTGCTGTTCTTTCTTCCTTCGACGCCATTTTGATTTCTCCCGGACCTGGTGAACCCACGCAGGCTGGGCGGACTATGGATGTTATCGAGGTGGCGGCTGAGTTGGGCACACCGCTGTTTGGTGTGTGTCTTGGCCATCAGGCGATTGGCAAGTTCTTTGGGGGGGATGTTGTGCGTGCGGAAGAGCTGTTCCACGGTAAGACTTCTCCAGTTGAGCATGATGGTACGGGTGTGTTGGTTGGTGTGCCGAGCCCTTTTCGCGTAACTCGTTATCATTCGTTGACGGTGGATCCCCATTCTTTGCCGGAGGATTTGATTGTGACGGCGCGGAGTGATTCCGGCATGATCATGGCGATGCGCCATAGATCGTTGCCGATCCATTCTGTGCAGTTCCATCCAGAGTCGGTGATGACACAATATGGCCACCGCATGATTGCTAACTGGTTGGCGGTTGCGGGCCATCCGTTGGATGAAGAATTGGTTTCTAAGCTTGAGCAAGATCAGCTGGAGGTGACGGGAGCTATCTCTGCTACGGCGGCGATGCTCTAA
- the pknB gene encoding Stk1 family PASTA domain-containing Ser/Thr kinase, which translates to MDRRGTVLGGRYRLDAKIGTGGMSDVYAATDELLGRDVAVKIMRADLARDVSFLERFRREAQNSAKLNHPNIVAVYDTGETPESDGSVPYIIMERVHGDTLRDIINEHGKLGLNDAAKVMSEVANALHFSHEAGIIHRDIKPANIMITNTGSVKVMDFGIARALSDSSAAMTQTAAVIGTAQYLSPEQARGKSADARSDIYAAGCVFYELATGRPPFEGESPFSVAFQHVQDDPVPPSSVPGMHLSKREALSIDSIILASMAKKPGNRYHDASQMATDLRRLSEDQLPLVAQEYLNHSESTSTSVMPAAGAGGLAGAAAGYGAAHAAEAEGATGRDEAQYSSSADGYPGAGNTYDSYGDNYGSDYADYNTAENYGEHNGDDSDEDYYEDDQKRSRVAPVLWTLVILAALGAGGFAVYNYVLKDPHGSESTNADVNVTIPNVKNLSRADAEKALSKAGLQYDVTEHTHAQIPRDTAIGTEPEPGSTVPKGTRIKLVISSGKEITEVPDLTGLTTDAARQALEKAGLELNPQVREEASSDTPAGQILSQSPDQGSQVSKGTRVTITVSSGPELVRVPVVVGQDVDNARSNLESAGFQVQVNEVDSTEAKGKVLGQTGQGKDLEKGSVVTLQVSKGNQFVMPSLQGKKYDDIVRLLRSAGWEGDTSDIQRRDIRTTDITRQEEVAQQSVRAGDKADKHSSFTIDVYTFSLLPDPLL; encoded by the coding sequence GTGGACCGACGTGGCACAGTGCTTGGCGGACGCTACCGCCTCGACGCCAAAATCGGCACAGGCGGAATGTCCGATGTGTACGCAGCGACCGACGAACTACTCGGCCGCGATGTGGCTGTGAAGATCATGCGCGCGGACCTCGCGCGTGATGTCTCATTCCTGGAACGTTTCCGCCGCGAAGCACAGAACTCCGCCAAGTTGAACCACCCGAACATCGTGGCGGTTTACGATACCGGCGAAACACCAGAATCCGATGGATCCGTCCCGTACATCATCATGGAGCGCGTCCACGGAGACACCCTGCGTGACATCATCAATGAACACGGCAAACTCGGCCTCAACGATGCCGCAAAGGTGATGTCCGAAGTAGCTAATGCCCTTCACTTCAGCCATGAGGCGGGCATCATTCACCGCGATATCAAACCGGCAAACATCATGATCACCAACACGGGATCTGTGAAGGTGATGGACTTCGGCATCGCCCGTGCCCTCTCGGATTCCTCCGCCGCAATGACTCAAACAGCAGCGGTGATCGGTACAGCACAGTACCTCTCACCCGAGCAGGCGCGCGGCAAATCCGCTGATGCTCGCTCAGATATCTATGCCGCAGGCTGCGTATTCTACGAACTGGCCACTGGGCGCCCCCCATTCGAAGGCGAATCCCCTTTTTCTGTGGCGTTCCAGCATGTACAGGACGATCCGGTTCCACCAAGCTCGGTTCCGGGCATGCATCTGTCAAAGCGCGAAGCTCTGTCCATTGATTCGATCATTCTGGCTTCCATGGCCAAAAAACCGGGAAATCGGTATCATGACGCCTCCCAGATGGCCACTGACCTGCGCCGTCTCAGCGAGGATCAACTTCCCCTCGTTGCCCAGGAATACCTGAATCACAGCGAAAGTACATCTACATCAGTCATGCCCGCTGCTGGCGCTGGTGGTCTGGCCGGAGCCGCTGCAGGTTATGGCGCTGCTCACGCTGCCGAAGCGGAAGGAGCCACCGGACGCGACGAAGCACAGTACAGCTCCTCCGCCGACGGTTACCCCGGAGCTGGCAACACCTACGATAGCTACGGCGACAACTACGGCAGCGACTACGCCGATTACAACACCGCCGAAAACTACGGCGAGCACAATGGCGATGACAGCGACGAGGACTACTACGAGGATGACCAGAAACGTTCTCGCGTTGCTCCAGTCCTGTGGACGCTCGTGATTCTCGCAGCCCTGGGTGCGGGCGGTTTTGCCGTCTACAACTATGTATTGAAAGACCCCCACGGGTCAGAATCCACCAACGCCGATGTCAACGTGACTATTCCCAACGTGAAGAACCTGTCTCGCGCAGATGCGGAAAAGGCTCTGAGCAAAGCCGGGCTCCAATATGACGTCACGGAGCACACCCATGCCCAGATCCCTCGCGATACCGCCATCGGCACCGAACCTGAACCGGGTTCCACCGTTCCAAAAGGCACCCGTATCAAACTGGTCATCTCCAGTGGTAAGGAAATCACCGAGGTTCCTGACCTCACTGGCCTCACCACCGACGCCGCCCGCCAAGCCCTAGAGAAAGCTGGCCTGGAGCTCAACCCTCAGGTTCGTGAGGAGGCCAGCTCGGATACTCCCGCTGGGCAGATTCTTTCGCAGTCGCCTGATCAAGGATCCCAGGTTTCTAAGGGCACCCGTGTGACGATCACGGTATCCAGTGGGCCGGAGCTTGTCCGCGTACCAGTCGTGGTAGGCCAGGATGTGGATAATGCACGCTCAAATTTGGAATCAGCGGGGTTCCAAGTTCAAGTCAACGAAGTGGATTCCACAGAAGCCAAAGGTAAGGTTCTCGGACAGACTGGACAAGGTAAAGACCTGGAGAAGGGAAGTGTGGTTACCCTCCAAGTATCCAAGGGCAACCAGTTCGTAATGCCAAGCCTTCAGGGCAAGAAATACGACGACATCGTAAGACTGCTGCGCTCTGCTGGCTGGGAAGGCGATACCAGCGACATTCAACGCCGGGATATCCGTACTACGGACATCACCCGACAAGAAGAAGTCGCCCAACAGTCCGTCCGCGCTGGGGACAAAGCTGATAAGCATTCGTCTTTCACCATCGACGTCTACACCTTCAGCCTCCTGCCAGACCCCCTGTTGTAA
- a CDS encoding serine/threonine-protein kinase codes for MTQPDRTDIESIQRLLGDRYQLSWIIGRGGMSTVWLAWDKDKERDVAVKILKPEYTENDEFRKRFRNEAEASEEFHSDNVVATYDYGEVRGDNGAMFCFIIMEYVRGESLADVLSRESTLPESLALDVTTQVARGLQTIHEAGMVHRDIKPGNLLITPQGVVKITDFGIAKAAAAVPLTRTGMVVGTAQYVSPEQAQGQSVQAASDIYSLGVVTYEMVAGHRPFSGDSTISVAIKHISEAPPALPDTISGPMRELIGICLRKDPHARFANGGELAAATEYVHRGQRPPQPHRVPVKDVAVQPRTEQLQAVTQNPTTAVPPEQGPQLSPDTASSHSAIAPPVVAGVGGTATTSSENTPAGSPSPRNSAMSGDNSEPLGTTTSSTINNSAAKQAPGGSHTQRGVLIGLGILVLVALGVVGYMVASSKDDHKPDSEQPSVTQEHTTGVTSTHSEPTTEEQKTHTKEPETDTRQSTSTSEKSSEPSSSSTKPTNSQPTSETPTNPGIDEPNNPPTGAPKPIETPGNGNNGGAHSNASDTAAHNQPGAPNTPSATSAPGEMITAEE; via the coding sequence GTGACTCAACCAGACCGTACAGACATCGAAAGCATCCAACGCCTCCTCGGTGACCGCTACCAGCTGAGTTGGATCATCGGCCGAGGTGGCATGTCGACCGTGTGGCTTGCTTGGGATAAGGACAAGGAACGCGACGTCGCCGTCAAAATTCTCAAGCCGGAATACACAGAAAACGATGAATTCCGGAAGCGGTTCCGCAACGAAGCCGAAGCTTCAGAAGAATTCCACAGCGACAATGTCGTAGCCACCTATGACTACGGCGAAGTCCGCGGCGACAACGGCGCGATGTTCTGCTTCATCATCATGGAATACGTCCGCGGAGAATCACTAGCAGACGTGCTCTCCCGTGAATCCACCCTGCCGGAATCCCTCGCGCTTGATGTCACCACCCAGGTTGCCCGTGGCCTCCAAACCATCCACGAAGCAGGCATGGTTCACCGCGATATCAAACCAGGCAACCTTCTAATTACTCCTCAAGGAGTAGTGAAGATTACGGACTTCGGCATTGCCAAAGCCGCCGCAGCAGTACCCCTGACCCGCACCGGAATGGTCGTGGGCACCGCCCAATACGTCTCCCCCGAACAGGCGCAAGGCCAATCTGTCCAGGCCGCTTCAGATATTTACTCTCTCGGCGTCGTAACGTATGAGATGGTTGCCGGACACCGCCCATTCTCCGGAGACTCCACCATCTCCGTAGCGATCAAACACATTTCCGAAGCTCCACCGGCTCTACCCGACACGATCTCCGGGCCCATGCGGGAACTCATTGGTATTTGCCTGCGCAAGGACCCACACGCTCGCTTCGCAAATGGCGGGGAACTAGCTGCGGCTACTGAATATGTCCACCGAGGCCAGCGCCCACCGCAACCACATCGGGTACCAGTCAAAGACGTCGCTGTGCAACCCCGCACGGAACAGCTCCAAGCCGTGACACAAAATCCAACCACGGCCGTTCCCCCCGAACAAGGGCCGCAACTTTCCCCAGATACGGCATCATCACACTCCGCAATCGCTCCACCAGTTGTGGCTGGAGTAGGAGGTACCGCTACAACGAGCAGTGAAAACACACCAGCAGGGTCCCCGTCTCCACGAAACTCCGCGATGTCTGGAGATAACTCTGAGCCGCTCGGTACAACAACATCCTCCACCATCAACAACTCTGCGGCAAAACAAGCGCCAGGCGGTTCTCACACCCAGCGCGGTGTCCTCATCGGACTAGGGATTTTGGTACTCGTGGCGCTGGGCGTGGTTGGGTACATGGTGGCGTCGAGTAAAGATGACCACAAGCCAGATTCAGAGCAACCATCCGTGACCCAGGAGCACACCACCGGAGTCACCTCAACCCATTCTGAGCCCACAACTGAAGAACAAAAGACTCACACAAAGGAACCGGAAACCGACACCCGCCAATCAACATCAACCTCGGAGAAATCATCCGAACCCTCAAGCAGTTCCACTAAACCAACAAATTCCCAGCCAACGAGCGAGACGCCGACCAACCCAGGTATCGACGAACCGAACAACCCACCCACGGGGGCGCCGAAACCTATAGAAACACCCGGCAATGGGAACAACGGCGGAGCGCACTCAAACGCTAGCGATACCGCTGCACACAACCAGCCCGGCGCACCCAACACCCCCTCTGCAACGAGCGCTCCTGGGGAGATGATCACAGCCGAAGAATGA
- a CDS encoding penicillin-binding transpeptidase domain-containing protein, which translates to MNRAIRTVTIFSFILILILLANLTYIQAFQTNSLAHNPLNSRQFLAAKTIKRGQITAGGQILAESALGDHEMYYREYPTNPAAYGSVLGYLSDRYGASGLESSQNGILTGDDDSLFASQIWDQLTGKEKRGANIELTLKPNVQQVAYQQLANNGYSGSVVAIKPSTGEILAMASTPSFDPSQIVQKDSDAAAAAFTQYSQSEGSPLLNRSTQQTQPPGSTFKVITTAAALEKGDDANTPVTGANQITLPGTNTTLENYGGSSCGGGGTVTLREAFRRSCNTAFAELSVKNGIDIFRKTAEDFGVGDNIDSLGLPVQPSRVGDIPDNAALAQSAIGQRDVALTPLQNAMIAATVANGGVRMEPHLISKVSGADLKTLRTIRPKKAGTAISKDIANQLTDLMKDAELYAHGQSDIASKTGTAEHGEDSRNSAPHAWYIAFSLTGDVAVAVLVENGGNVGQAATGGSVAAPIGRAVINAAVQEQQ; encoded by the coding sequence ATGAATCGCGCTATTCGCACAGTCACCATCTTCTCTTTCATCTTGATACTCATCCTTCTCGCCAACCTCACATACATCCAGGCTTTTCAAACCAACAGTCTGGCGCATAACCCGCTTAACTCACGCCAGTTCTTAGCGGCTAAGACCATCAAACGTGGACAGATCACCGCAGGCGGACAAATCCTCGCAGAATCGGCGCTCGGCGACCACGAGATGTACTACCGCGAATACCCCACCAACCCAGCAGCTTACGGCTCCGTGCTTGGTTATCTTTCGGATCGCTACGGTGCCTCTGGCCTAGAATCCAGCCAAAATGGCATCCTCACCGGCGATGATGATTCTCTATTCGCCTCACAGATTTGGGATCAACTGACCGGAAAGGAAAAACGCGGAGCAAACATCGAACTCACCCTCAAACCCAACGTCCAGCAAGTTGCCTACCAACAACTGGCCAACAATGGATACTCGGGATCTGTCGTGGCTATCAAACCATCCACAGGTGAAATTCTGGCAATGGCTTCCACGCCGAGCTTCGACCCTTCACAAATCGTCCAAAAGGACAGTGACGCCGCAGCGGCCGCTTTCACACAATATTCCCAGTCCGAGGGTTCCCCCCTGCTCAACCGCTCCACTCAGCAGACACAGCCCCCAGGATCCACATTTAAGGTGATCACCACCGCCGCTGCTTTGGAAAAGGGCGACGACGCTAATACTCCCGTGACCGGAGCAAATCAGATAACCCTGCCCGGAACAAACACCACCCTGGAGAACTACGGAGGTTCCTCTTGTGGCGGTGGAGGCACTGTGACCCTCCGCGAAGCATTCCGTCGCTCCTGCAATACTGCCTTTGCCGAACTATCCGTGAAGAACGGTATAGATATTTTCCGCAAGACCGCGGAAGATTTTGGTGTCGGTGACAACATCGATAGCCTGGGGCTCCCAGTCCAACCCTCACGGGTGGGTGATATCCCCGACAACGCAGCCCTTGCACAATCCGCTATCGGACAACGCGACGTGGCACTGACTCCATTACAGAACGCCATGATTGCAGCGACCGTCGCCAATGGTGGGGTACGAATGGAACCACACCTCATCTCTAAGGTGTCAGGTGCGGATCTCAAAACCCTGCGCACCATCCGCCCGAAAAAAGCCGGCACGGCCATCAGCAAGGACATAGCCAACCAACTCACCGACCTGATGAAAGATGCCGAGCTCTACGCACACGGCCAAAGCGACATCGCTTCTAAAACAGGCACCGCTGAGCACGGAGAAGATTCCCGCAATTCCGCACCACACGCCTGGTACATCGCATTTTCTCTCACCGGTGATGTTGCCGTGGCCGTACTCGTAGAAAACGGCGGTAACGTGGGCCAAGCCGCAACCGGTGGCTCAGTAGCGGCACCGATTGGCCGCGCAGTAATCAATGCGGCTGTACAGGAGCAGCAGTGA
- a CDS encoding FtsW/RodA/SpoVE family cell cycle protein has protein sequence MAIFRRKTEAALLILAALVVMVALISLEISQGNELTGHVFLLIGGFVGIFLIAHLVISFVAPDADQIMLPAVALLNGIGLVMIYRLDLATGFSLANSQIMWTVIAVGMMVTVLIFLRDHRSLENYSYLLGLCGLILSALPIVWPKSDLNADAAVWITLGPISIQPGEFAKIMLLLFFATLLVNKRKLFTVAGKSFLGLQFPRLRDMGPLFLVWGVALVIMALQNDFGPALLLFGTVLGMLYIATGRASWLVLGFGLAIIGAVGVYQISAKIQDRVANFVDPVANFHGNGYQLSQALFGMSWGGVTGTGLGEGYPENVPVAHSDFILAAIGEELGLIGLAGVLLLYVIIASRGFNTAMMNRDSYGKLVAGGLSLTLVVQVFVVTGGISRLLPMTGLTTPFLAHGGSSLLANYILLAILLRISHSSRAVMEVSAGGNKWRRHKKKEKDTAAPNTEDENPHVNRGQTGQGFSGYGEQRGVQA, from the coding sequence ATGGCTATATTTCGCCGTAAGACCGAAGCAGCGCTGCTAATCCTTGCTGCTCTCGTTGTAATGGTGGCTCTCATCTCCCTGGAGATTTCCCAGGGCAACGAGCTCACCGGACACGTATTTTTACTGATCGGCGGCTTTGTCGGCATTTTCCTTATCGCGCATCTAGTGATTTCTTTTGTGGCACCGGACGCTGATCAGATCATGCTTCCCGCTGTCGCATTGCTCAACGGCATTGGCCTGGTGATGATTTATCGTCTGGACCTGGCCACTGGGTTTTCACTAGCGAATTCACAGATCATGTGGACCGTCATAGCTGTGGGCATGATGGTGACGGTGCTGATTTTCCTGCGGGACCATCGGAGCCTGGAAAACTACTCATATCTGCTGGGTCTATGCGGACTGATTCTCTCCGCCCTGCCCATCGTGTGGCCGAAGTCCGATCTTAATGCCGACGCAGCCGTATGGATCACCTTAGGACCCATCTCTATCCAGCCCGGCGAGTTCGCAAAGATCATGCTGCTGCTGTTCTTTGCCACATTGCTCGTCAACAAACGCAAACTGTTTACCGTGGCGGGCAAGAGCTTTTTGGGTCTACAATTCCCCCGTCTCCGCGACATGGGACCACTGTTCCTCGTCTGGGGTGTGGCTCTTGTCATTATGGCCCTACAAAACGACTTCGGTCCGGCGCTTTTGCTTTTCGGAACTGTTCTAGGCATGTTGTACATCGCAACGGGACGTGCGTCATGGCTAGTGCTAGGATTCGGTTTGGCCATCATCGGCGCCGTAGGCGTGTACCAAATTTCCGCGAAGATCCAAGACCGCGTCGCTAACTTTGTAGACCCGGTGGCAAACTTCCACGGCAACGGCTACCAGCTATCCCAGGCTTTGTTCGGCATGTCCTGGGGTGGAGTTACCGGTACCGGATTAGGCGAAGGCTACCCGGAAAACGTACCTGTCGCACATTCTGACTTCATCCTCGCAGCCATCGGTGAAGAACTAGGGCTCATTGGCCTGGCCGGCGTGCTACTGCTCTACGTGATCATCGCCTCTCGCGGCTTTAACACAGCAATGATGAACCGCGATTCCTACGGAAAGCTCGTAGCCGGGGGACTGTCATTGACCCTGGTAGTGCAAGTCTTCGTGGTCACCGGTGGTATTTCCCGTCTCCTGCCAATGACCGGTCTCACCACGCCATTTTTGGCTCATGGTGGATCTTCGCTGCTGGCCAACTACATACTGCTGGCCATTCTCCTGCGAATATCCCACTCATCACGCGCAGTCATGGAGGTCAGTGCTGGTGGTAATAAGTGGCGTCGCCATAAAAAGAAGGAAAAGGACACTGCGGCGCCTAACACCGAGGACGAGAATCCACACGTCAACAGAGGCCAGACCGGCCAGGGCTTCAGCGGCTATGGCGAACAGAGAGGAGTACAAGCATGA
- a CDS encoding PP2C family protein-serine/threonine phosphatase, which translates to MTKNLTLNYAACSDRGLVRGNNEDSAYAGPRLLALADGMGGHAAGEVASTFMIQALQPLDTPLIEDPQHHERLETLLLTAMEEGNQNIAMHVDANPTLAGMGCTLSALLFRGSKVGMCHVGDSRGYRLRDGVLQQITKDDTFVQSLVDQGKLAQEDVSSHPQRSLILKALTGRPVEPTLETFEAQIGDRYLLCSDGLSDPVSPDTITEILKGYPPNQAARKLVEMALRGGGPDNVTVVVADVVEFDATSDQPTDSDIKLPQTAIMVGAVAGEAKEEERPDSPASRAAALSNLKTHHHSPNSDATGMDSAERQRPHKKSRASKKKGKGLLAALVILLLLLAGLGTGGYISYQKIQATYYVTTNDNSDIVINHGMPQPVLGVQLTSLYQEMCLTDDSKVLLLGAHSSSDCHRFSTSDLTPAARGALENLPDDNFDAVVAQVNRLAEQTLPVCVTRNPAKEDDTKSDTKDGKNASKNTNKDAANGNSAGDRSDSGGATTIENSRETDGQNTRETQRTAAPEDLTTPGVSCREVK; encoded by the coding sequence ATGACCAAGAACCTAACCCTCAACTATGCGGCCTGCTCGGATCGTGGTCTCGTGCGCGGTAATAATGAGGATTCTGCCTACGCGGGACCCCGGTTGCTGGCCCTGGCTGATGGCATGGGTGGTCACGCCGCCGGAGAGGTGGCTTCTACGTTCATGATCCAGGCTCTGCAGCCTCTGGACACTCCACTCATCGAGGATCCGCAGCACCACGAGCGCTTAGAAACACTGCTGCTCACGGCGATGGAAGAGGGTAATCAGAACATCGCCATGCATGTTGATGCCAACCCAACCCTCGCAGGGATGGGTTGTACTCTCAGCGCTCTGCTATTCCGCGGCAGCAAAGTGGGGATGTGCCACGTCGGCGATTCCCGTGGTTACCGTTTGCGCGATGGTGTGCTGCAACAAATCACTAAGGACGATACTTTCGTTCAGTCTCTTGTAGATCAAGGCAAGCTGGCACAGGAGGATGTGTCCAGTCATCCGCAGCGTTCTCTAATTTTGAAGGCGTTGACGGGACGACCAGTTGAGCCCACGCTGGAGACTTTTGAAGCGCAGATCGGTGACCGTTATCTCCTGTGCTCTGACGGGCTATCTGACCCTGTGAGCCCAGACACCATCACCGAGATACTCAAGGGATATCCACCGAATCAAGCCGCCCGGAAGCTTGTGGAAATGGCCTTGCGCGGCGGCGGCCCAGATAACGTGACCGTAGTGGTCGCAGATGTTGTGGAGTTCGACGCCACCAGTGACCAACCGACGGATTCCGATATCAAACTTCCACAGACCGCCATTATGGTTGGTGCCGTCGCTGGTGAGGCCAAGGAAGAGGAGCGCCCGGATTCTCCTGCTTCCCGGGCAGCCGCATTATCAAACCTCAAAACACACCATCATTCTCCAAACAGTGATGCCACGGGGATGGACTCGGCAGAAAGACAACGCCCTCACAAGAAATCCCGAGCATCGAAGAAAAAGGGTAAAGGTCTCCTAGCCGCCCTGGTGATTCTGTTATTGCTCCTTGCTGGATTGGGAACCGGCGGTTATATCAGCTACCAAAAGATCCAGGCGACCTATTACGTAACTACCAATGACAATTCCGACATCGTCATTAATCACGGTATGCCTCAGCCTGTTCTCGGTGTTCAGTTGACCAGCCTCTACCAAGAGATGTGCTTGACTGATGACTCGAAAGTTCTGTTGCTGGGAGCACATTCATCAAGTGACTGCCACCGGTTTTCCACATCGGATCTCACACCAGCAGCTCGTGGGGCTTTAGAGAACTTGCCCGACGATAATTTCGACGCAGTGGTCGCTCAGGTCAATCGCCTCGCAGAACAAACTCTGCCGGTATGCGTGACGCGTAATCCTGCGAAAGAAGACGACACAAAGTCAGACACAAAGGACGGCAAGAATGCCTCCAAGAATACAAATAAAGATGCCGCGAACGGGAACTCCGCAGGCGACAGATCTGACAGCGGCGGTGCTACGACGATAGAAAACAGCCGGGAAACAGACGGACAAAACACGAGGGAGACACAGCGCACGGCAGCTCCGGAGGATCTGACCACGCCAGGCGTCTCATGCCGGGAAGTGAAGTAG
- a CDS encoding FHA domain-containing protein FhaB/FipA → MQTTLLLVAKVGLLLLLWFFIWMTIRALRSDADRASGLLSAAPVVAAAPFVQDDSNGDGSRGRGFNAFWRAKAPTSLTLVSGPLMGTHLELEGYEEVTIGRSQSATLVLEDDFASGRHARLIKRGPDWFLEDLDSRNGTYIGSQRLDQPEKLSAGMEVRIGQTLVRMEGK, encoded by the coding sequence GTGCAGACCACACTGCTGCTGGTAGCCAAGGTCGGCCTGCTGTTGCTGCTGTGGTTTTTCATTTGGATGACCATTCGCGCACTGCGTTCTGATGCCGACCGTGCTTCGGGGCTTCTGTCAGCTGCGCCGGTTGTTGCCGCAGCTCCTTTTGTTCAGGATGACAGTAATGGTGACGGAAGTCGCGGCCGTGGCTTCAATGCTTTTTGGCGCGCTAAGGCGCCTACCTCGCTGACCCTCGTCTCGGGGCCTCTCATGGGCACTCACTTGGAACTTGAGGGATATGAAGAGGTCACCATCGGCCGTTCGCAGAGCGCCACGTTGGTGTTGGAAGACGATTTCGCCTCTGGCCGCCATGCTCGTCTCATCAAACGCGGGCCAGATTGGTTCTTGGAAGATCTTGATTCGCGCAACGGCACGTACATTGGTTCCCAGCGTCTTGACCAACCGGAAAAGCTTTCTGCGGGCATGGAAGTCCGCATTGGTCAGACCCTCGTCCGGATGGAGGGCAAATAA